The genomic stretch CCGCCCTTGTCATCACCAATGATATCTTTGCCTACATTTGCGGCATCACCTTTGGCCGCACTCAGCTCATCAAACTCTCGCCCAAGAAGACGGTCGAAGGTTTCATTGGCGCTTGGTTTTCGACCATGGTCGTCGGCCTGGGTCTCACCTGGTGCCTGCTCCGCTCCAATTATTTTATTTGCCCTGCAACAAACCTTGCCACGAGCATTCTGCAGGACATTCACTGTgaccccaaccccgtcttCATCCCGCGCACCTATACGACCCCCGAGTTCTTTTTCCTGCCTCCCGGCCATACCGTGAGCATTACGGTGGCGCCCATGTACTTTCACACCTTGGTCTGGGCCACGTTTGCATCGTTGATTGCCCCATTCGGCGGTTTCTTCGCCTCGGGTCTCAAGAGAACCTTCAAGCTCAAGGACTTTGGCGACTCGATCCCCGGTCACGGCGGCATGACGGACCGCATGGACTGCCAGTTCATCATGGGCATGTTTGCCTTCCTCTACTACCAGACCTTTATCGCCGTCCGGGACTACAACCCCGGTGCCGTGCTGGACATGCTGGTCACCGGGTTGGGCGTCGAGGACCAGGCGCACGTTGTGAAGGGCATGTTGCAGATTTGGGCCAGAGATGGTGTCATTTCCCCAACGGTGAGTATCCCTCGGGAAATTCTGTTTGCAAGAGCTTCGTCTAATATCATGTCAACCAGGCTGCGGAGCAAATTTTGAACATCTTGGGTGACAACCTCGCCTCGGTGTCTCATCACCTGACAGAGTAATGCTGTTCCTCCATTGTACTATACGTGCCCCCGATGGGCGCCTGGCGCGGTTTATCGTTTTATTTGAGGAtgcatttttttttgtcaTGGAGCTCGAGCGTCCGTTGCGAATGTGATATGATATTCAGGGACGGACGAAGCAGTCCGGTACATGGCAATGGCTGTGGCTACGTTCTGGAAAGGCATCAGCGACAAGTTGCGGACACTTTTTTCAACATTTGTATGGGCAACTAGGTGTGTGGATGTGACAAAGTTCATACAAACGAGGTAGAGGAGGAGCCCTTTTCCCGGTTATAATAGCGACTGTAATCTACACGGAGCGAATTGCATGGGAGGAGTACATGGAAGCATGGCTTTATATTTAGGATGGCCAATTCAACATTTCAGAAACTTTTGATACCATTAGTCAGTGTCTTCGTTGTGAATCTTGTATGTATCAAGCTCGGTCGATGACTAAGCAGCCCGAGCAGCAGTGTCTTTCTTCACATAGCCTCcttgccaacatcaacctTTTGGAGTGAGTGGAACGTTGTCACCAAAAATGCAATGGACAACTCACCAGCAGCCAACATCCTTGGCACCCTCGGAGCGGTAAAACCtccttctttcctctttctctctctctctttctctcttttcatCGCATGCTAACACCATCCCAAGATCTGCTGGTCgatccagctcctcccccaaataatcatcaaccaccgccgccatcacGCCACCGGGCTGCAACCCGCCATGATGATGCTCTGGGCCTGGGCCGGCGTCCCCCTGGGAGTCTACAACatcgtctcctccttcaacctcgccctGCAGGCCCAACCTCAGATCCTCGCCTTCCTAAGCCTCGTCACCTGGGGGCAGTGTCTCTACTACCAGCACCGCTGGACAGCGATCGAGACCCTGTCCGTGGCGGTGCCGAtcgggatggtgatggcgggtgTGGAGGTCGGGCTGGTGTTCGCGCTGCGGAACAGAAACGGGCAAGACTGGGCGATGACGCTCATGGCGGCGTTGTCTGCCCTGTTGCTTGCGCTGGGCGTGCTGAGGCATTACGTCGATATATGGAAACATCGGACCGTGAGGGGGATTTCCTTCTTGTTTGTGGGGATTGACGCGCTCGGGGATGTCTTCTCGCTGGTGTCGGTCGTTTTCCAGAAAGAGCTGGACGTGTTGGGAATGGTGATTTACGGGACCGAATTGGCTCTCTGGTTGGGAGtttttgctgctggcggGTGGTATGACCTCCTGCCCAAGGTCCGGCAAAGGTgggggtcggggagggagggaaaggggggaggaacgaggggggaggagttgggaCGGGGCCAGGCCGAAAATAACAACACGGGGATAGCAACCGGGCTGGCTACTTTGCACGATGGGGCGTCATCAACATCCGTTTTTCGGACGGCATCAAGGTGATAGAGGGATAGTAGATAGAAAAAACATTGATATCGCTTGCTATATACAGGGGGTACATAAGATACATTACAGATTCATTATTGCTCGTTGACAAACAAGCCCGCCATGCCCATGCCGGTGCCAATGCACATGCTCGTCAGCAGGATCTTCTTGCCGGTCTTTCTGCACTCGCTGAGGCCGGTGACGATTTGTCTCGCACCGGTGGCGCCCAGTGGGTGACCAAGGGCAATGGCACCGCCACGGGGGTTCATCTTGGCCCAGTCGAGCCCAAGCTTGTCCCGGCAGTAGACAGCCATGCTGGCAAAGGCCTCGTTGATCTCGACGACATCAACATCGTTCAGGGTGATGTTGTGCTGGGCGAGGAGCTTGGGGATGGCCACGGTGGGGCCAATACCCATGATGCGGGGAGCGAgaccggcggtggtggaacCGACGTATTTGCCCAGGATGGGCTGACCGAGCTTGATGGCGGTGCTGCGCTTCATCAGCAGgatggcagcagcaccatCGGTAACCTGAGAGGCATTGCCACCAGTGGTGCAGCCACCCCATTGAGGGAAGGCAGCGCGGATCTTGCCGAGACCCTCGGCGGTGGTGCCAGGCCGGATACCCTCGTCCTGGGTTAGGGTGACCGTTTTGGAATTGccgtccttgtccttgatttgggtggtgatggggacgATCTCGTCATCGAAAAGACCGGCCTTTTGCGCCCTCTCGGCTCTCTGGAAACTCTCGGCGGCGTACTTGTCCATCATCTCGCGAGTGACACCAAAGTCAGCGCTGACGTTCTCAGAAGTCCAACCCATGGGCTGCATGCAGTCGACAGCCTCCTGGGAGTGCTTGGTGACCTCCTCGTCAAAGGGCTTCTCGAGCGCATCGCCGCCAGCGGTCATGCTCTCGGCTCCCATGGCGATACCGATTTCGATGGATCCGTTGGAGATGGCGTGGGCAATGTCGGCGACGGCCTTGAGGccggaggagcagaagcggTTGAGCGAGTAGACGGAGCAGGTGTTGGGGTAGCCcgcggcgagggaggcggcgCGCAGCTTGTACGAAGCCTTGCCATCGGAAACCTGTAGACCAGAATAGTGTCAGCGCTCACTGTTTCCAAAGACACTCTGAGGGGACGGACACGGGTGCGCACATTGCCCAGGCAGATATCTTCGACGAGAGCGGGGTCGAGGTTGCTCCGCTGGTTGACCTCCTTCAGGAGAGCGTAGACCATGTACTCGATGGTGGTGTCCTTGAAGCCacccttcttggccttggccagAGGCGTGCGGACGGCGAGGGTGATGACAATGTCGTCGGCATTCTTGGAGGTGCTGCGTATTACGGCGAGTGGTCAGCGGCCAAGTCAAAAGTCAAagtggagggaggggcaTGTGAAAGCCCACGGGACAACTCACATTTGGGACAGCCCGTTGCCGGGGGCAAGGTGCTTGAGGATGGAGCCGAGTCTTTCTACCGCCATTGTGAGAGTCTTGAATCCGGTGTGGTTGATCAGGAATTGAGGTCTTCGGGGCAGGAAGGGACAGGAATGTCGTGcatattatttattatatcAACAATCAAGGGCAATGTTGCTGCTGACGGAATTGGTGGCGTGGGGTCACTTTGCCTCGGCATCTTTCGGCGTCTGCGGTTGTTGTTCATCGCAGATGGCCTGGTTCGCGGTTGAAAGCTGGCCCCTGGCGGGGGCAACCCGGGGCTCGCGGGGGCAAGGATGGCGTTGGGGTAAAGTGACCCGACCGGCCCATTTGAACCGCTTCCGGGCCACGGCTCAAGAGCTTTTGCGGGGAACCCATTCGCTTCCACAAGGCACCCACCCGCCCATCGGCAATTGCTTTGCTTGTTGGGGtcctccaagtccaaggACCATCAATTGAAGCCAGCTGAAGGGAAGTCTTTAAGAATACTGAGACTTCTTCTCTCAGCCTTATCCTGCATACTTCATGCCACAGCCCTGTTTCTCAATCTCCACCACTTGAACCTGCACCCGGTGCCTGCCCTGTGCGTTTGAGCTTCAGCGTGTTCGTCTCTGCTGGGCAGTATCTGTGCAGTCGTTCGTGCCTTGCATATCTCTGTGTTCAGGTTCAGATGACAGCCATTGGCAGCTCTGCTCTGACAACTCCCTCTCATCCCATAAATAAGGGCCTTTTGATCAACTGCCATCTCAGTCCTCTCACTAAGAAAGGTGCAATACAGCGGCGCTAATCCCAACACGGGCTAGCGTCTTATCTTGCCAAATCTAGGCGGCCCTGGGTGCCTGGGCAGCGCCAGCCACGAGCTTTTGCCCCATCAAGCTGAAAGGGTCTGTCTGGTCATGGAGATAACGGGCGCTTTCAGCTGGCCGCATTGTTGTGGCCATGCAATTTCTATTGCGGCCATGTCGTCGTCCTGAACATCTCTTCATCATGATTCTTCTTGTAACTCTCGTTCATTCTTGATTCCATTCCCTCCCGTCGGCAGCGTTGGCCATACTTAcgctctttttttcttttttctttttttggtaGCTTCGGAACTACGGAGTAAACGCAAATCTAGATCTCGGACCCCCCTGAGCTGACAAAAGTCCCTCTTCGCCTTGGGAACCGACCGACGACGGCCTACAACCGCGTCAACGTCAGCATCCCTTCGGTCTCTGAACAACGAGATCTGATCCGATCAAGTTCTGACTGCCCAGCTTAACCCAACGGTTTCAGTACCAGCGCTCCGTTCCGTCCGGCCCGCGTAACATGTTACACCATGTATCACCCGCCGCTGTTTTAGCAGTGGCAGCCATGATCCTCCCGTCGATCGTCTCCGCCGACGGCCCGCTAGCGTCTGACAAACGAGGTCTCTGCTTCACGCCCAACGACACGACCCGCGCCGACGACGCAGTCTGGCCCCCGGCTCTGTCGTGGTACTACAACTACAAACCTCTCCCCGAGCCCAAATACAAGGACATTCCTCAGTCCGAGTTTGAGTTTGTGCCCATGCTATGGGGTGCCCCGGAGACGAAGGGAGACACCTCGTTTGTCACGACCATCCAAGACCTGATCAAGAGCGgcgtcaacatcaccaacgtcCTCGGCTTCAACGAACCGGATGCCCCGTACTCGTGGGGAGGGAGTTATTTGGATCCTATCACGGCGGCTCAGGTGTGGGTGGACAACATCAAGCCGTTGAGTGATGTGGGAATCCGAGTGGGTCTGCCTGCCTGCACCGCCGGACAGGACGGCTTGCCCTGGCTCAGGACCTTTGTCCGCGAGTGCTCAAAGCTTGTCAGCACggaaaacaaaaaggagAACTGCACGTTTGACTTTGTGACGATTCATTGGTATGGGAGCTTTGAGGGGTTGGCCAGCCATATGGGCCAATATGCTGCTGAGTATGTTTCTTTCGGTTGTGCAGTTTTGGTGGCAAGGCTGACTTTGTCACAGGTTCCCCAACAAGACCATGTGGATCACCGAGTACAATTTCGCCCATCAGAGTCTCGAGGACACGCAGGCCTTCTACAAGATTTCTGCCGAGTACTTTGATCGTTTGGATTTTGTTGAGCGGTATTCCCTGTTCGGCGCCTTTAGGAGCGACGTGTCGAACGTGGGACCCAATGCTGCCATGTTGAGCAACGATGGTAGACTGACGGATATTGGCGCTTGGTACCTGGGCAAGGAATCCACCGGCGTCAAGCCTACTGATGGTCAATCTGTTAGTGCTGCTGTGCGTCAGACCGTGTCCATAGTGAGTGCCTCGCTTAtcggtgctgctgctggtgcgtGGGGGTTATTTTGATGTGATGTCGACACGGGGACTTTATCTGGGCTTGTAATTTAATGGCTGGATGAGACGATGCGGGGCTGGCGGGTGGAAATGTTGTCGGTTCATCGTCGGAAGTTGCCATGACCTCAACTCTTAGGTCTCCGTGAGCAGAGGGCCTCTACTCAGGCCTCTCCTGTCTTGGGGGAGTTGATGTGTCTTGTGTGCTGACCACCGGTATCCTTTCAACTTCCGGCGATCAAGTTGACAATCTTTCCACCCGTTCAACCTCGCGTCGTCCCATCACTATCCCGACATAAATCATGTATATAGTAATTCTTTGTTGTAGACGGGATGACGGGATGACCACCCACtttgtgctgtgctgtgagGCGAGGTTTTGGATCGGAGACATGTGAGACCCAGCAATCTGGGTTATTGTCTCGCTCTTCTGACACGCATACGCATGACCTGCAGATAGCTTAACGATTTCTTCTTCGGTGGTTCTGGACACTATCGAATTACGTGTGAACATCCCAAGGATTTGGAACTGCATTGGTGGGTTCCGGCGCTCCAGTCATCCCCTGTAAATCACCCCCACTAACCCTGAAGCGGCAGGCTAACAGGGCCAACCCGGAGCAGGCGAGGTCTCCGGCGATGTTGCTCGAAGTGCGGGGGTGAGAGAGGTGCCCGATGGTAGGGTAGGTGGAAAGGAAGGATATTTACCTGGGACCGGCCCCGTTTTCTGCTCTGTCGGCAGATCGACCTT from Podospora pseudopauciseta strain CBS 411.78 chromosome 3, whole genome shotgun sequence encodes the following:
- the CDS1 gene encoding phosphatidate cytidylyltransferase (COG:I; BUSCO:EOG09261W90; EggNog:ENOG503NY14); this translates as MAGRQGAGAIEPQAEKKTEMVAEPDSTLLAKPNPEATNTSAAPPATVSEYEKKKANFMVRTFWTLVMIAGFFAALLAGHIYVVLIITTIQIISFKEVIAIANIGSRARDLRFTKSLNWYWLATTMYFLYGESVVYYFRHIILVDKVLQPLSTHHRFISFCIYIFGFVIFVTSLKPGNLRFQFSQFAWTHMALFLINIQAHFILNNIFEGLIWFFLPAALVITNDIFAYICGITFGRTQLIKLSPKKTVEGFIGAWFSTMVVGLGLTWCLLRSNYFICPATNLATSILQDIHCDPNPVFIPRTYTTPEFFFLPPGHTVSITVAPMYFHTLVWATFASLIAPFGGFFASGLKRTFKLKDFGDSIPGHGGMTDRMDCQFIMGMFAFLYYQTFIAVRDYNPGAVLDMLVTGLGVEDQAHVVKGMLQIWARDGVISPTAAEQILNILGDNLASVSHHLTE
- a CDS encoding hypothetical protein (COG:S; EggNog:ENOG503NXIT), which codes for MDNSPAANILGTLGAICWSIQLLPQIIINHRRHHATGLQPAMMMLWAWAGVPLGVYNIVSSFNLALQAQPQILAFLSLVTWGQCLYYQHRWTAIETLSVAVPIGMVMAGVEVGLVFALRNRNGQDWAMTLMAALSALLLALGVLRHYVDIWKHRTVRGISFLFVGIDALGDVFSLVSVVFQKELDVLGMVIYGTELALWLGVFAAGGWYDLLPKVRQRWGSGREGKGGGTRGEELGRGQAENNNTGIATGLATLHDGASSTSVFRTASR
- a CDS encoding hypothetical protein (COG:I; EggNog:ENOG503NX2U), which gives rise to MAVERLGSILKHLAPGNGLSQITSKNADDIVITLAVRTPLAKAKKGGFKDTTIEYMVYALLKEVNQRSNLDPALVEDICLGNVRTRVSDGKASYKLRAASLAAGYPNTCSVYSLNRFCSSGLKAVADIAHAISNGSIEIGIAMGAESMTAGGDALEKPFDEEVTKHSQEAVDCMQPMGWTSENVSADFGVTREMMDKYAAESFQRAERAQKAGLFDDEIVPITTQIKDKDGNSKTVTLTQDEGIRPGTTAEGLGKIRAAFPQWGGCTTGGNASQVTDGAAAILLMKRSTAIKLGQPILGKYVGSTTAGLAPRIMGIGPTVAIPKLLAQHNITLNDVDVVEINEAFASMAVYCRDKLGLDWAKMNPRGGAIALGHPLGATGARQIVTGLSECRKTGKKILLTSMCIGTGMGMAGLFVNEQ
- a CDS encoding hypothetical protein (COG:O; EggNog:ENOG503P0D3; CAZy:GH128), producing MLHHVSPAAVLAVAAMILPSIVSADGPLASDKRGLCFTPNDTTRADDAVWPPALSWYYNYKPLPEPKYKDIPQSEFEFVPMLWGAPETKGDTSFVTTIQDLIKSGVNITNVLGFNEPDAPYSWGGSYLDPITAAQVWVDNIKPLSDVGIRVGLPACTAGQDGLPWLRTFVRECSKLVSTENKKENCTFDFVTIHWYGSFEGLASHMGQYAAEFPNKTMWITEYNFAHQSLEDTQAFYKISAEYFDRLDFVERYSLFGAFRSDVSNVGPNAAMLSNDGRLTDIGAWYLGKESTGVKPTDGQSVSAAVRQTVSIVSASLIGAAAGAWGLF